Proteins encoded by one window of Glycine soja cultivar W05 chromosome 15, ASM419377v2, whole genome shotgun sequence:
- the LOC114385828 gene encoding uncharacterized protein LOC114385828 produces MKEHQTSHKVFARSTENRHGRFKDFPSKKSNKAHYNSSKFISHSFFFRFLHLYSIFRVPFILFRQITDKSLNAAFASLSEDSVDLSPISEISFANHNEDVTNFLLEEPSSVTLVPSDLSPKKITDATEIIGSANSICNDELDSSRFNSVEAEITVNFLRNVKAPQFRRELMDGIIEYVISDLQTYTLPEERDQFAHLLSMKSRMLFLCTFIWVIGVSVLLFFTLDARGPYRGPTPT; encoded by the exons ATGAAAGAACACCAAACATCACACAAAGTGTTCGCGCGCTCCACAGAGAATCGCCATGGCAGATTCAAGGATTTTCCGTCTAAGAAGTCTAACAAGGCACACTACAATTCATCAAAGTTTATTTcccactctttcttttttcgctttttacatttatattcaatttttcgTGTTCCTTTTATTCTCTTTCGCCAGATcacagataagagcttgaaTGCGGCATTTGCATCCCTTTCTGAAGATTCCGTGGATTTATCACCGATCTCCGAGATCTCATTTGCAAATCACAACGAAGATGTCACG AACTTCTTGTTGGAAGAACCTTCCTCGGTGACTTTGGTTCCATCTGATTTAAGTCCTAAAAAAATCACCGACGCAACGGAAATTATTGGGTCCGCTAATTCTATTTGCAACGATGAATTAGATAGTTCTAGGTTTAATTCTGTGGAAGCTGAGATTACTGTGAATTTTCTCAGAAATGTTAAAGCTCCCCAATTTAGAAGAGAGCTTATGGATGGCATAATTGAGTATGTTATAAGTGATCTCCAAACCTATACCTTGCCAGAGGAGAGAGATCAGTTTGCTCATTTGCTTTCGATGAAAAGTCGAATGTTGTTTCTGTGTACCTTCATTTGGGTAATTGGAGTATCAGTTCTGCTTTTCTTCACTTTGGATGCTCGTGGCCCTTACAGAGGACCGACGCCAACCTGA